A genome region from Chryseobacterium sp. G0186 includes the following:
- a CDS encoding TolC family protein, which translates to MIDYPHLGLQQAIEIGLKNNKNIQISHLKQEMSVTKEKDLKMEKLPDIEFHTSYNQVTNLFQYQDGVFNKPTKYDAINGMYDFTLSASIPVYMGGKIKNTEKKASLDTEISALRTHLDERQLKMEIITAFLQIHHLKEQQSLINDKMKEDSVNIKQVKALKANGVVTVNEVLRTSLQLSNHKMSWTELDNDIQIAEHQLKTILSLPENQEMHANTEDLISDKTTIPYIEELTETALSQNESVGITHKNLSLKELDQKITKANYLPKITAGGEYFLKYPNMMFFPPEPYAYRLGMLGVNLTYPIENLYKNKYRMQEARENIDLAKLQIEENEEKIRHKVYEAYKKFEETDQKVKIAEEAINQAKENYRIVRTKYANKLSLITELIDADNTYLEAESNLISVKINRQLKYYQLQYTIGNL; encoded by the coding sequence ATGATAGATTACCCTCACCTTGGCCTGCAACAGGCTATAGAGATAGGTTTGAAGAACAACAAGAACATTCAGATCAGCCATCTGAAACAGGAAATGTCCGTTACCAAAGAGAAAGATCTCAAAATGGAAAAGCTGCCGGACATCGAATTTCATACAAGTTACAATCAGGTAACCAATCTTTTTCAATATCAGGATGGTGTATTTAATAAACCCACAAAATATGATGCCATCAACGGGATGTATGACTTTACGCTATCAGCCTCCATTCCGGTGTATATGGGTGGAAAGATTAAAAATACAGAGAAGAAAGCATCCCTTGATACCGAAATTTCAGCCTTAAGAACACATCTTGATGAAAGACAACTTAAGATGGAGATCATTACAGCATTTTTACAGATTCATCACCTAAAGGAACAGCAAAGTCTCATCAATGATAAAATGAAAGAGGACTCCGTTAATATCAAACAGGTAAAAGCCCTGAAAGCAAATGGTGTGGTAACGGTAAATGAAGTGCTAAGAACATCTTTACAACTTTCGAATCATAAAATGAGCTGGACGGAGCTGGATAATGACATACAGATTGCTGAACATCAACTTAAAACGATTCTTTCGCTTCCTGAAAACCAGGAAATGCACGCCAATACTGAAGATCTGATCTCGGATAAAACAACCATTCCCTATATTGAAGAACTTACAGAAACAGCATTAAGCCAAAATGAATCTGTTGGGATTACACACAAGAACCTGTCATTAAAGGAACTGGATCAGAAAATCACCAAGGCCAATTATTTACCGAAAATAACTGCCGGAGGAGAATATTTCCTAAAGTATCCGAATATGATGTTTTTCCCTCCCGAACCTTATGCCTATCGTCTGGGAATGCTCGGAGTAAACCTAACTTATCCCATAGAAAATCTGTATAAAAATAAATACAGAATGCAGGAAGCAAGGGAAAATATTGACCTGGCAAAGCTTCAGATCGAAGAAAATGAGGAAAAAATAAGACATAAGGTATATGAAGCTTATAAAAAGTTTGAAGAAACAGACCAAAAGGTAAAAATCGCTGAGGAAGCCATTAATCAGGCCAAGGAAAACTATCGTATTGTAAGAACAAAATATGCCAATAAGCTCAGTCTCATTACGGAACTTATTGATGCCGACAACACCTATCTGGAAGCAGAATCTAATTTAATTTCCGTAAAAATCAACCGACAACTAAAATACTATCAACTCCAATACACTATTGGAAACTTATAA
- a CDS encoding HlyD family secretion protein has protein sequence MAQKQLTQKEKRINRSITLLAWILIISGITGMVSFYLFSRKNVTTNDAQIEQYITPVSSKVSGFIKAIQFNENQFVHKGDTLIIIDNREFVNQVHMAEAGLNANTENIATIQSSVNTKESDTKIIDARIASAKIDIWKTEQDYKRYKNLLTEDAATEQEFENVKASYEQSKANLLALEQQKNAVRAGASEQQTKVAPAKSQIQQSSASLNNAKLFLSYTVITAPYDGWVGKKTIQEGQLIKEGQALVQIVSKEKWIIANYKETQLGQIDQKQEITITADAYPGIEFKGKIISISPASGSQFSLVKPDNATGNFVKIEQRFPVKIILDNNKDNDKLLSGMNVLVSAKKI, from the coding sequence ATGGCACAGAAACAACTGACACAAAAGGAAAAAAGAATCAACAGAAGCATTACTCTACTGGCATGGATCCTCATTATCAGCGGAATCACGGGGATGGTAAGTTTTTATCTTTTCTCAAGAAAAAATGTTACAACCAATGATGCACAGATAGAACAGTACATCACTCCCGTATCCAGTAAGGTTTCAGGATTTATCAAAGCCATACAATTTAATGAAAATCAATTTGTACATAAAGGAGATACCTTAATCATCATTGACAATAGGGAATTTGTCAATCAGGTACACATGGCAGAAGCCGGTCTCAACGCCAATACTGAGAATATTGCAACCATTCAGAGCAGTGTAAATACCAAGGAAAGTGATACCAAGATCATTGATGCCAGAATTGCATCTGCTAAAATTGATATCTGGAAAACTGAACAGGACTATAAAAGATACAAAAACCTATTGACAGAAGATGCTGCTACAGAACAGGAGTTTGAAAATGTAAAGGCCTCTTATGAACAGTCCAAAGCTAACCTATTAGCATTGGAACAACAGAAAAATGCAGTGAGAGCAGGTGCCAGCGAACAACAGACTAAAGTAGCTCCAGCTAAAAGCCAGATTCAACAGAGCTCTGCAAGCCTTAACAATGCTAAGCTTTTCCTTTCCTATACTGTGATCACAGCTCCGTATGACGGTTGGGTAGGTAAAAAAACGATTCAGGAAGGACAGTTGATTAAAGAAGGGCAAGCCCTGGTCCAGATTGTAAGCAAAGAAAAATGGATTATTGCCAATTATAAGGAAACTCAGCTTGGACAGATCGACCAAAAGCAGGAAATTACCATTACTGCAGATGCCTATCCCGGTATTGAATTTAAAGGAAAAATCATTTCTATCTCTCCGGCATCAGGATCTCAGTTTTCTCTGGTAAAACCGGATAATGCTACAGGGAACTTCGTGAAAATAGAACAAAGGTTTCCGGTGAAAATTATTCTTGATAACAATAAAGACAATGACAAACTGCTTTCCGGAATGAATGTTCTGGTGAGCGCGAAGAAGATTTAG
- a CDS encoding aldehyde dehydrogenase has product MDTEKIVQGQRDFFKTQQTKSLAYRKMYLEKLRNLIISNETMLYEAIDKDFGKSKFDTLTTELSFVLNDIDYYLKHIKSLARPKKVGTNLVNQLGNSKIYADPLGCILVIGAWNYPYQLSLSPIVAAMAAGNCCILKPSEIAENTMKAMAKIINDNFPPEYLYVYEGGIDETTALLQLKFDKIFFTGSTKVGKIIYKAAAEHLTPVVLELGGKSPAIVTKNANLEIAAKRIVWGKFLNAGQTCVAPDYLLVEETIQEQFLEMLRKYIQEFTYEADSEQYTRIINQRNFQRLAHLIDKDKIYFGGSLNEKKLFIEPTILNQVDWKDEIMQEEIFGPILPVISFKNYNIALNAILELEKPLAAYLFTNNTEEKEQFTQKLSFGGGCINDTIMHLSNDNLPFGGVGSSGIGNYHGKYGFDTFSHQKSVLEKATWGEPNIKYPPYSEKKLSWIKKLL; this is encoded by the coding sequence ATGGACACTGAAAAAATTGTACAAGGTCAAAGGGATTTTTTTAAAACACAGCAAACCAAAAGTCTTGCTTATAGAAAAATGTACCTCGAAAAGCTCCGAAATCTTATCATTTCCAATGAAACCATGCTGTATGAAGCTATCGACAAAGATTTTGGAAAGTCTAAATTTGATACCTTAACAACAGAGCTTTCCTTTGTTTTGAATGATATTGATTATTATCTGAAGCATATAAAATCTCTCGCCAGACCTAAAAAAGTAGGCACCAACCTGGTCAATCAGCTCGGAAATAGTAAAATTTATGCAGATCCGCTAGGCTGTATTTTGGTTATAGGAGCATGGAATTATCCTTATCAGCTGTCCCTTTCTCCTATTGTTGCTGCAATGGCTGCAGGAAACTGCTGTATTCTGAAACCCAGTGAAATTGCAGAAAACACAATGAAAGCAATGGCAAAGATCATCAATGATAATTTTCCGCCCGAATATTTGTATGTATACGAGGGAGGAATAGATGAGACAACGGCCTTGTTGCAATTAAAATTTGATAAAATATTCTTTACAGGAAGTACTAAAGTTGGAAAAATCATCTATAAAGCTGCTGCAGAACATTTAACACCTGTTGTCCTTGAATTGGGTGGAAAATCTCCCGCTATTGTAACCAAAAATGCCAATCTTGAAATTGCGGCCAAAAGAATTGTCTGGGGAAAATTTTTAAATGCCGGACAAACCTGTGTAGCTCCCGATTATTTATTGGTAGAAGAAACCATTCAGGAGCAGTTTCTGGAAATGCTGAGAAAATATATTCAGGAGTTTACTTATGAAGCCGATTCGGAACAGTATACAAGAATTATTAATCAAAGAAACTTTCAGCGATTGGCTCATCTGATTGATAAAGATAAAATATACTTTGGAGGAAGCCTCAATGAAAAAAAACTATTTATAGAACCTACCATCCTTAATCAGGTTGATTGGAAAGATGAAATCATGCAGGAAGAAATTTTTGGACCTATTCTTCCTGTCATTAGTTTTAAAAATTATAATATCGCTCTCAATGCTATTCTGGAACTGGAAAAACCTCTCGCAGCCTATCTTTTCACCAACAATACAGAAGAAAAGGAACAGTTTACTCAAAAGCTCTCCTTTGGCGGTGGATGCATTAATGATACCATCATGCACTTAAGTAATGATAACTTACCCTTTGGAGGTGTGGGAAGCTCAGGAATAGGAAATTATCATGGAAAATATGGTTTTGATACTTTCTCGCATCAGAAATCTGTGCTTGAAAAAGCAACATGGGGCGAACCCAACATTAAATACCCGCCCTATTCTGAGAAAAAATTAAGTTGGATCAAGAAATTACTTTAA
- a CDS encoding bacteriocin-like protein, with product MKNLKKLSRERLSKLTGGLSCASSCSDGGMVYISSCSSCIQYSGGATCYDANGRGAIRVENCAA from the coding sequence ATGAAAAATTTAAAAAAATTATCGAGAGAAAGATTAAGTAAACTAACAGGAGGATTGTCATGTGCTTCATCCTGCTCAGATGGAGGTATGGTATATATAAGCTCTTGCTCTTCATGCATTCAATATTCGGGTGGAGCCACTTGCTATGATGCTAATGGAAGAGGTGCAATACGGGTAGAAAATTGTGCTGCTTAA
- a CDS encoding IS3 family transposase, whose amino-acid sequence MIFTCGLLGLNRQIYYRSIKRTEVCRNRASEVVELVECVRIKMPRLGGRKLYFILKESLGSIKVGRDKFFDILRANHLLIVPRKNYHVTTNSHHRFRKHKNLILDYQITKPNQVWVADITYIGDRKSPSYLSLITDAYSKKIVGHFVADNLNTESSLIALKRALKKHKGMVGPLIHHSDRGLQYCSNEYQKVLQKHQLKCSMTQNSDPYENAIAERINGILKHEFNIDRHHINNALRRKLVDESIETYNNLRPHFSNYYLTPNQMHKQTKIKMRTYKNKNQSKRKFALV is encoded by the coding sequence TTGATTTTTACTTGTGGATTGTTAGGGTTAAATAGACAAATCTATTATAGAAGTATCAAGCGTACAGAAGTTTGTAGGAATAGGGCTTCAGAGGTTGTAGAACTGGTAGAGTGTGTTCGTATTAAAATGCCCCGATTAGGAGGCAGAAAACTATATTTTATTTTAAAAGAATCCCTAGGTTCTATCAAAGTAGGAAGAGATAAATTCTTTGACATCCTAAGAGCGAATCATTTATTGATTGTCCCCAGGAAAAATTACCATGTTACGACCAACTCCCATCATCGCTTCAGAAAGCATAAAAATTTGATTCTGGACTATCAGATCACAAAACCCAACCAGGTTTGGGTTGCTGATATTACTTACATAGGGGACAGAAAAAGCCCAAGCTATTTAAGCTTAATAACGGATGCTTATTCCAAGAAAATAGTGGGACATTTTGTAGCAGATAATTTAAATACAGAAAGTAGTCTTATCGCATTGAAAAGAGCTTTAAAGAAACACAAAGGTATGGTAGGCCCATTAATTCATCATTCTGATCGTGGCTTACAATACTGCTCGAATGAATATCAGAAAGTCTTGCAAAAACATCAATTAAAATGCAGCATGACACAAAACTCAGATCCTTATGAAAATGCAATAGCAGAGAGGATAAATGGTATTTTAAAGCATGAATTTAATATTGATAGACATCATATAAACAATGCGTTAAGAAGAAAATTAGTGGATGAATCCATTGAAACCTATAATAATCTACGTCCTCATTTTTCAAATTATTATCTAACCCCAAATCAAATGCATAAACAGACAAAAATTAAAATGAGAACTTATAAAAATAAAAACCAAAGCAAAAGAAAATTTGCTCTGGTTTAA
- a CDS encoding transposase produces MEEQLRSVYIKRTQKDYSLSLKLQIVKEVESGESTISTCRKKYGIQSHGTILNWLRKYGNFDWENQRPYAMEKTPEQRIMELEAEVKLLEKQKAFLEKQAYIADKKAIFFDMMIDLAEKEYRIDIRKNSPPEQSMTSAVRKKKL; encoded by the coding sequence ATGGAAGAACAATTAAGGTCAGTGTACATCAAGCGTACACAGAAAGATTACAGTTTAAGTTTAAAACTTCAAATAGTAAAAGAAGTTGAATCTGGTGAATCGACCATTAGTACTTGTCGCAAGAAATATGGTATACAATCCCACGGGACTATTTTAAATTGGCTCAGAAAATATGGTAACTTTGATTGGGAAAACCAAAGACCTTATGCCATGGAAAAGACACCTGAACAACGTATTATGGAATTGGAAGCTGAAGTTAAGCTTCTTGAAAAACAGAAAGCCTTCTTGGAAAAACAGGCTTATATTGCTGATAAAAAAGCTATATTTTTTGATATGATGATTGATCTTGCAGAGAAAGAATATCGCATTGATATTCGAAAAAACTCACCACCCGAACAATCGATGACTTCCGCAGTAAGGAAAAAGAAACTTTGA
- a CDS encoding IS1182 family transposase: MKVRFKSLPSNTPSLFPEDIFDKIGSDHPVRLINELVDSLNIDHIMSEYKGGGTTSFHPRMMIKVLFYAYFNNIYSCRKIEKALGENIHFMWLSGNSKPDYRTINYFRSKRLKNHIHRLFADVTVVLQHLGYVSLTVQYIDGTKIESSANRYSFVWKKSVEKNKLKLEAQIHSVLEEIESQIKEERYESHEKVLPKSIDSRELQDKIAELNHDVAQDNKTGKKLIKKLQHQDLPRLQKYEDQLKILSGRNSYSKTDPDACFMRLKDDHMKNGQLKPAYNAQISTENQFITHYSIHQTPGDTTTLKDHLNGFENQYHKQSKEVVADAGYGSEENYEMMAEKAIEGYVKYNNFHKEQKRSEKNNAFAVQNLYHNKENNFYVCPFGQQMNFIGKGKRISSNGYESQVHYYQAFSCQGCPLRESCHQSQDNRLIEVNYNLNHHRMKARQRLISEKGHYHRSKRPIEVEAVFGQLKSNNKFSRFTLKGLEKVNIEFGLMALAHNFRKLAKNRKLTRKNWLRTLKGKKTRHSFTEYIENQKYKFAA; the protein is encoded by the coding sequence ATGAAAGTACGTTTTAAATCTTTACCCTCCAATACTCCCAGCTTATTTCCTGAAGATATTTTTGATAAGATCGGTTCTGATCATCCTGTACGTCTTATCAATGAATTAGTGGATAGCTTAAATATCGATCATATAATGAGTGAATATAAAGGCGGTGGAACGACAAGCTTTCACCCCCGTATGATGATCAAAGTTTTATTCTATGCCTATTTCAACAATATTTATTCATGCCGTAAAATAGAAAAGGCACTTGGAGAAAATATTCATTTCATGTGGCTTTCCGGGAACAGTAAGCCTGATTACAGAACCATCAATTACTTTAGGAGCAAACGGCTTAAAAACCATATTCATCGTCTTTTTGCAGATGTTACCGTTGTTTTGCAGCATTTGGGTTACGTAAGTTTAACTGTTCAATATATAGATGGGACAAAAATAGAATCATCGGCCAACCGATACAGCTTTGTATGGAAAAAATCTGTAGAAAAGAATAAATTAAAACTGGAAGCCCAAATTCATTCCGTACTTGAAGAAATTGAATCTCAAATCAAAGAAGAACGTTATGAATCCCATGAAAAGGTCCTTCCAAAATCTATTGACAGCAGAGAGCTTCAGGATAAAATAGCAGAGCTTAATCACGATGTGGCACAGGACAATAAAACCGGTAAGAAGCTTATCAAAAAGCTTCAGCATCAGGACCTGCCCAGATTACAGAAGTATGAAGATCAGTTAAAAATACTCTCAGGCCGCAATAGTTATAGTAAGACAGATCCCGATGCCTGCTTCATGCGGCTCAAAGACGACCATATGAAAAATGGACAGCTTAAGCCAGCCTATAATGCACAGATCAGTACTGAAAACCAGTTTATCACACATTACAGCATTCATCAGACTCCTGGAGATACCACTACATTGAAGGATCATCTTAACGGTTTTGAAAATCAGTACCACAAACAAAGTAAAGAGGTAGTAGCAGATGCCGGATATGGAAGTGAAGAGAATTACGAAATGATGGCAGAAAAAGCTATAGAGGGGTATGTAAAATATAATAATTTTCATAAAGAACAGAAACGCAGTGAGAAGAACAATGCGTTTGCTGTACAGAACTTGTATCATAATAAAGAAAATAACTTCTATGTATGTCCCTTTGGACAGCAAATGAACTTTATCGGTAAAGGCAAAAGAATCAGCAGTAACGGATATGAATCTCAGGTACATTATTATCAGGCTTTCAGCTGTCAGGGTTGTCCTCTTAGAGAAAGCTGCCATCAAAGCCAGGATAATCGGTTAATCGAAGTGAATTATAATCTGAACCATCACAGAATGAAAGCCAGGCAAAGGCTGATATCTGAAAAAGGACATTACCACAGAAGTAAACGGCCTATAGAAGTAGAAGCTGTATTCGGACAACTAAAAAGCAATAATAAATTTTCAAGATTTACTCTAAAAGGACTTGAAAAAGTAAATATTGAATTTGGATTAATGGCATTGGCGCATAATTTTAGAAAATTAGCGAAAAACAGAAAACTTACCCGTAAAAATTGGCTACGTACGCTTAAAGGTAAAAAAACTAGACATTCTTTCACTGAGTATATAGAAAACCAAAAGTATAAATTTGCCGCATAA
- a CDS encoding thioredoxin family protein produces MKKLTLIAFLGLSSLAFSQDVKNLPNKGNQKTALIVPTEQKELEAKKKAAEEKAKLPKPYNPKADAQADINKLVAQAKKEGKNIMIQAGGNWCIWCLRFNNFVQETPELKNLVDKNYLYYHLNYSPDNKNEKVFAQYINIKEQQFYPFFIILDKDGKKIHVQQSEVLEEGKGYSKEKVKEFLEKGKVL; encoded by the coding sequence ATGAAAAAATTGACATTGATCGCTTTTCTGGGACTAAGCAGTCTTGCTTTTTCACAGGATGTAAAGAATTTACCAAATAAAGGGAATCAAAAAACAGCTCTTATTGTACCAACTGAACAGAAAGAGTTGGAAGCAAAGAAGAAAGCAGCTGAAGAAAAAGCTAAACTTCCCAAACCCTATAATCCAAAAGCAGATGCTCAGGCAGATATTAATAAATTGGTTGCACAAGCTAAAAAAGAAGGGAAAAATATTATGATCCAGGCCGGAGGAAACTGGTGTATCTGGTGTCTTCGTTTCAATAACTTTGTACAGGAAACTCCTGAACTGAAGAATCTTGTAGATAAAAACTACTTATATTATCATTTGAATTATTCTCCGGATAATAAGAATGAAAAGGTTTTTGCTCAATATATCAATATCAAAGAACAGCAATTCTATCCTTTCTTCATCATTTTAGATAAAGATGGTAAAAAGATTCATGTTCAGCAGAGTGAGGTCTTGGAAGAGGGAAAAGGATATAGTAAAGAGAAAGTAAAAGAATTTTTGGAAAAAGGAAAAGTCCTTTAA
- a CDS encoding lysophospholipid acyltransferase family protein, translated as MSFLIKILYFISKLPLRILYVFSDVMFFLNYYLVGYRKTVITQNLKNSFPDKSEEEIRKIRKKFYRNFSDYLVETIKSFSISETESRVRMQHINQDLFHEIQKENKNIILLAGHVFNWEWINALARIVPQKHCHPVYRKVNSDFWENQMKNVRNKFGNEALEANEVILNIFRKKNDGDSIYMFVADQTPHSSHVNYGLEFLNQRTPVFVGYDKLATRMDLAFIYCEMKKVKRGHYQVNYYRIYPDGEKFVEHEVVKKFHKLLENTLHKHPDNYLWSHRKWKYQNSIKNFDSEKN; from the coding sequence ATGAGCTTCTTAATTAAAATATTATATTTCATCTCGAAACTTCCGCTTAGAATATTATATGTTTTCTCGGATGTTATGTTCTTCCTAAACTACTATTTGGTAGGTTACAGAAAAACGGTGATTACCCAAAATCTAAAAAATTCTTTCCCGGATAAGTCTGAGGAAGAGATTCGTAAAATCCGAAAGAAATTCTATCGTAATTTCTCCGATTATCTGGTGGAAACAATAAAGTCATTCAGTATTTCTGAAACGGAATCCAGAGTGAGAATGCAGCACATCAACCAGGATCTGTTTCACGAAATTCAAAAGGAAAATAAAAATATTATTTTACTGGCAGGGCATGTCTTTAATTGGGAATGGATTAATGCATTGGCAAGAATTGTCCCTCAAAAGCACTGTCACCCTGTCTACAGAAAAGTAAACAGTGATTTTTGGGAGAACCAAATGAAAAATGTCCGTAATAAATTCGGAAACGAAGCACTGGAAGCCAATGAAGTGATCCTTAATATTTTCAGGAAAAAAAATGACGGGGATTCTATATATATGTTTGTGGCAGACCAGACGCCGCACTCTTCCCATGTCAATTACGGATTGGAATTCCTTAATCAAAGAACTCCTGTTTTTGTAGGGTATGATAAACTGGCAACAAGAATGGATCTGGCCTTTATTTACTGCGAAATGAAGAAGGTAAAAAGAGGTCACTATCAGGTTAATTATTACAGAATCTACCCAGATGGTGAAAAATTCGTAGAGCATGAAGTGGTAAAAAAGTTCCATAAATTACTGGAAAACACATTGCATAAACATCCGGATAACTACCTTTGGTCTCACAGAAAATGGAAGTATCAGAATTCTATTAAAAATTTTGATTCTGAAAAAAATTAG
- a CDS encoding glycosyltransferase family 2 protein has protein sequence MQKKLAVAILNWNGKNWLEKFLPSVVQFSQNADIYVIDNLSTDDSLKFLNTHFPTVKVIKNSKNHGFAGGYNEGLKDIKNEYYCLLNSDVEVTERWIEPVLELLDSHPSISAVQPKILSYTHKSHFEFAGAAGGLIDNLGYPYCRGRVFDDLEEDKGQYDDETEIFWASGCCFFIRSKDFWEQNGFDTRFFAHQEEIDLCWRLINSGKKIFYTGKSKVYHVGGGTLNKQSAQKTFLNIRNNLSMMLKNLPFPTLIWLIFFRLCLDGVAGIYFGLKNGFPHLWAVVRAHFGFYAQLPGTWKLRQKHQKKFFYQSKWLIFKHFLGGR, from the coding sequence ATGCAGAAAAAACTGGCCGTTGCCATCTTAAACTGGAATGGGAAAAACTGGCTTGAGAAATTTCTTCCAAGTGTAGTTCAATTTTCTCAAAATGCAGATATTTATGTCATTGATAATCTTTCTACAGATGATTCCCTGAAATTTTTGAATACACATTTCCCCACGGTAAAAGTGATTAAAAATAGTAAGAATCATGGTTTTGCGGGGGGCTACAATGAGGGATTGAAAGACATTAAAAATGAATATTACTGTCTTCTTAATTCTGATGTAGAAGTCACAGAGCGTTGGATAGAACCAGTATTGGAGCTTCTTGACAGTCATCCTTCAATTTCTGCAGTTCAACCGAAAATCTTGTCTTATACTCATAAAAGTCATTTTGAATTTGCCGGAGCTGCCGGTGGACTGATTGATAATCTGGGGTATCCCTATTGCCGGGGACGTGTTTTCGATGATCTGGAAGAAGATAAAGGACAATATGATGACGAAACAGAGATTTTCTGGGCTTCAGGATGCTGTTTTTTTATCCGTTCCAAGGATTTCTGGGAACAGAATGGTTTTGATACAAGATTCTTTGCTCATCAGGAAGAAATTGACCTTTGCTGGAGACTTATCAATTCAGGGAAAAAGATTTTTTATACCGGAAAGTCCAAGGTATATCATGTTGGTGGCGGAACTCTGAACAAACAAAGCGCACAAAAGACTTTTTTAAATATCAGGAACAACTTGTCCATGATGCTTAAAAATCTTCCTTTTCCAACATTAATCTGGCTCATTTTTTTTAGACTTTGTCTGGATGGGGTTGCAGGAATTTACTTTGGTTTAAAAAATGGATTTCCTCACCTTTGGGCAGTAGTAAGGGCTCATTTTGGGTTTTATGCTCAACTTCCGGGAACATGGAAACTTCGTCAGAAACATCAGAAAAAGTTTTTCTATCAGTCAAAATGGTTAATCTTTAAACATTTCTTAGGTGGCAGGTAA
- a CDS encoding 3'-5' exonuclease, producing the protein MDFCAIDFETATHEKSSACEMGICVVQDSKIVETKTWLIKPPSFPYFNKFNVAVHGIQPEDVKDAPTFDEIWHEAQELMYGTLMIAHNASFDASVLRGCFEHYGMFPPKLNYLCSIQLAKKSWNYLPKYGLKPLAEYHQINFNHHRAGADAEVCAKISLLAFEKLIITRNDEIEDSVLKKHIKKL; encoded by the coding sequence ATGGATTTCTGCGCAATAGATTTTGAAACGGCAACTCATGAGAAAAGCTCGGCATGCGAAATGGGAATTTGTGTGGTACAGGATTCCAAGATTGTAGAGACTAAAACCTGGTTAATTAAACCGCCCAGCTTTCCCTATTTTAATAAGTTTAATGTTGCAGTTCACGGAATACAGCCGGAAGATGTGAAAGATGCTCCTACTTTTGATGAAATATGGCATGAAGCCCAGGAGCTGATGTATGGCACATTAATGATTGCTCATAATGCCAGTTTTGACGCCTCTGTTTTAAGAGGTTGCTTTGAACATTATGGAATGTTTCCTCCTAAGCTAAACTATCTGTGTAGTATACAGCTGGCAAAAAAATCATGGAATTATCTGCCAAAATATGGTTTAAAGCCTTTAGCAGAATATCATCAAATTAATTTTAATCACCATAGAGCAGGTGCTGACGCCGAAGTTTGCGCAAAAATTTCACTGCTGGCGTTCGAAAAATTAATCATTACAAGAAATGATGAAATAGAGGATTCAGTCTTAAAAAAGCATATCAAGAAACTATAA
- the apaG gene encoding Co2+/Mg2+ efflux protein ApaG, giving the protein MMLSKMTSNIKVSVIPEYDSKNSYPSENRYVFKYNITIENDGSFPIKVLKRKWLIFDVGFGYTEIIGDGIIGLTPEIGTGENFAYFSNVMLRSGVGSMSGKYLVKNLETQETFEIDIPKFNLLSEVLSN; this is encoded by the coding sequence ATGATGTTATCAAAAATGACTTCCAATATCAAAGTTTCAGTAATACCTGAATATGATAGTAAGAATAGTTATCCATCCGAAAACCGTTATGTTTTCAAATACAATATTACTATAGAAAATGACGGAAGCTTTCCTATAAAAGTATTGAAAAGAAAATGGTTAATCTTCGATGTAGGATTTGGATACACAGAGATCATAGGTGACGGAATAATAGGTCTGACTCCTGAGATCGGGACTGGCGAAAATTTCGCTTATTTTTCTAATGTGATGCTTCGTTCCGGTGTCGGAAGTATGAGCGGAAAATACCTGGTTAAAAACCTTGAGACGCAAGAGACTTTTGAGATTGATATCCCAAAATTCAATCTGCTCTCGGAAGTTTTAAGTAACTAA